A genome region from Brassica oleracea var. oleracea cultivar TO1000 chromosome C2, BOL, whole genome shotgun sequence includes the following:
- the LOC106326865 gene encoding eukaryotic translation initiation factor 5B: MGRKKPSARGGDDEPTASSLVVGGGAKSKKKSVQIDDDEYSIGTELSEDPPKGEEDKVVITGKKKSKKGNKKGALQDDEEDDVVPEIAFEGKKKKSKSKKGGGSVSFALLDDDEVDKDDEDDKVEDEPVISNKGKKGGNSFAASAFDALGDDDEDDEEAEKDEEEVSPITFSGKKKSSKSSKKSANSFAAALLDDDDEEETNAVEEEESPEIMFTGKKKSSKKKGSSLLASLGDDDSMLGNEVAEEISKDKSAEVVEPAKSKKKKKNKSGRTVQEEDDLDKLLAELGEGPASGKPASSQPEEDKVQAQAQPVAPVENAGEKEEEEESAAAKKRRKKKEKEKEKKAAAATSSVEAKEDKQEESVAEPLQGKKKDAKGKAAEKKLPKHVREMQEALARRQEAEERKKKEEEEKLRKEEEERLRQEELERQAEEAKRKKKEKEKEKLLRKKLEGKLLTAKQKSEALKREAFKNQLLANGGGLPLADEGEPATKRPVYANKKKSARQKGNDSASVQVEEEVDPKENHADEPDTLGEVGSAETEKVDLVESADTDEKSGTADVAAENGAEEDEEEDEWDAKSWGDDVDLKFKGDFDDEEDKAKPVVKKDMKDAVSKTQDSGPETVKPTAKPAGTENPTAPATKTLPGVDDAARGKRATRAKDASKKGKGLASSEPKEGEENLRSPICCIMGHVDTGKTKLLDCIRGTNVQEGEAGGITQQIGATYFPAENIRERTRELKADAKLKVPGLLVIDTPGHESFTNLRSRGSSLCDLAILVVDIMHGLEPQTIESLNLLRMRDTEFIVALNKMDRLYGWKTCKNAPIVKAMKQQTKDVVNEFNMRLTGIITQFKEQGLNTELYYKNKEMGETFSIVPTSAITGEGIPDLLLLLVNWAQKTMVEKLTYVDDVQCTVLEVKVIEGHGTTIDVVLVNGVLREGDQIVVCGLQGPIVTTIRALLTPHPMKELRVKGTYVHHKEIKAAQGIKITAQGLEHAIAGTALHVIGPDDDIEAIKEQAMEDMESVLSRIDKSGEGVYVQASTLGSLEALLEFLKSPAVKIPVSGIGIGPVHKKDIMKAGVMLERKKEYATILAFDVKVTTDARELADEMGVKIFCADIIYHLFDQFKAYIESIKEEKKKESADEAVFPCVLRILPNCVFNKRDPIVLGVDVVEGILKIGTPICVPSREFIDIGRIASIENNHKPVDYAKKGSQVAIKIIASNPEEQKMFGRHFDMEDELVSHISRRSIDILKTNYRDELSMEEWKLVVKLKNIFKIQ, from the exons ATGGGGCGGAAGAAGCCGAGTGCTCGTGGTGGAGACGATGAACCCACTGCTTCATCTCTCGTTGTTGGTGGTGGTGCTAAATCCAAGAAGAAATCCGTTCAAATCGACGACGATGAGTACTCCATAGGAACCGAGCTCTCTGAGGATCCGCCTAAAGGTGAGGAAGACAAGGTTGTTATCACTGGGAAGAAGAAGAGTAAGAAAGGTAATAAGAAAGGTGCGCTTCAGGATGATGAGGAAGACGATGTTGTCCCGGAGATTGCTTTTGAAGGGAAGAAGAAGAAGTCCAAGTCTAAGAAAGGTGGTGGCTCTGTTAGCTTTGCTTTGCTAGATGATGATGAAGTTGATAAGGATGATGAAGATGATAAAGTGGAGGATGAGCCTGTCATAAGTAATAAGGGTAAGAAAGGTGGTAATTCGTTTGCGGCTTCAGCTTTTGATGCACTTGGTGATGATGATGAAGATGACGAGGAAGCGGAAAAAGATGAGGAAGAGGTGTCTCCCATCACCTTCTCTGGTAAGAAGAAGTCTTCTAAATCGTCCAAGAAGAGTGCTAATTCATTTGCGGCTGCTTTGCTTGATGATGATGATGAAGAGGAGACTAATGCCGTTGAGGAGGAAGAGAGTCCTGAGATCATGTTTACTGGTAAGAAGAAGTCGTCTAAAAAGAAGGGCAGTAGTCTTTTGGCTTCATTAGGTGATGATGACTCGATGCTAGGAAATGAAGTTGCTGAGGAAATAAGTAAAGATAAGAGTGCAGAGGTTGTAGAACCTGCGAAGAGTAAGAAAAAGAAGAAGAATAAAAGTGGAAGGACAGTACAGGAAGAGGATGATTTGGACAAACTTCTTGCAGAACTTGGAGAAGGCCCAGCTTCTGGAAAACCTGCTTCATCCCAGCCCGAAGAAGATAAAGTTCAAGCTCAGGCTCAGCCAGTTGCACCTGTAGAGAATGCTGGTGAGAAGGAAGAAGAAGAAGAGAGTGCTGCAGCGAAGAAAAGGAGAAAGAAGAAGGAGAAAGAGAAGGAAAAGAAAGCAGCAGCTGCAACCTCGTCTGTGGAGGCTAAGGAGGACAAACAAGAAGAATCAGTAGCTGAGCCACTGCAGGGGAAGAAGAAGGATGCAAAGGGTAAAGCAGCTGAGAAGAAACTTCCTAAACATGTTAGAGAGATGCAAGAGGCTCTTGCACGAAGGCAAGAAGCTGAAGAGAGAAAGAAGAAGGAAGAGGAAGAGAAATTGAGAAAGGAGGAAGAGGAGCGTCTTAGGCAGGAAGAGCTTGAGAGGCAAGCTGAGGAGGCTAAGCGCAAGAAGAAGGAAAAGGAAAAGGAGAAACTTTTGAGGAAGAAGCTAGAGGGCAAGCTTCTAACAGCAAAGCAAAAGAGTGAAGCTCTCAAGAGGGAGGCTTTTAAGAACCAATTGCTTGCTAATGGTGGAGGTCTCCCACTTGCAGATGAGGGTGAGCCTGCCACAAAGCGTCCCGTCTATGCCAACAAGAAAAAGTCAGCTCGCCAAAAGGGCAATGACTCTGCCTCTGTTCAGGTGGAAGAGGAGGTAGACCCAAAAGAGAATCATGCAGATGAGCCAGATACTTTAGGTGAAGTGGGTTCAGCAGAAACTGAAAAGGTTGATTTAGTAGAGTCAGCAGACACTGATGAGAAATCAGGTACTGCTGATGTAGCTGCAGAGAATGGGGCTGAGGAAGATGAGGAAGAAGATGAATGGGATGCAAAAAGCTGGGGGGATGATGTTGATCTTAAGTTCAAAGGTGATTTCGATGATGAAGAGGACAAAGCTAAGCCTGTAGTGAAGAAAGATATGAAGGACGCTGTCTCAAAGACGCAAGATTCAG GCCCTGAAACGGTAAAACCAACTGCTAAACCAGCAGGTACGGAAAACCCAACAGCACCTGCCACTAAAACTTTGCCTGGAGTGGACGATGCTGCACGTGGAAAACGTGCTACCCGGGCAAAAGATGCCTCTAAGAAAGGCAAAGGCTTAGCTTCCAGTGAACCCAAAGAGGGTGAAGAAAATCTCCGCTCTCCCATTTGCTGCATCATGGGCCATGTCGATACTGGTAAAACAAAGCTGTTGGATTGCATCAGAGGAACAAATGTACAGGAAGGCGAGGCTGGAGGTATAACTCAGCAGATTGGCGCAACATATTTCCCTGCGGAAAACATCCGAGAGAGAACCAGGGAACTGAAAGCCGATGCAAAACTTAAGGTGCCAGGTCTATTGGTTATTGATACACCTGGTCACGAGTCCTTCACGAATCTGCGGTCAAGGGGTTCAAGTTTGTGCGACCTTGCAATTTTGGTGGTTGACATAATGCATGGGTTGGAGCCACAAACCATAGAATCTCTAAATCTATTGAGAATGAGGGACACGGAGTTCATTGTTGCTTTGAATAAG ATGGATAGGCTATATGGATGGAAAACATGCAAGAATGCTCCTATCGTAAAGGCAATGAAGCAGCAAACTAAAGATGTTGTAAATGAATTTAACATGAGGCTCACTGGG ATTATAACTCAGTTCAAGGAGCAAGGTCTCAACACTGAGCTTTACTACAAGAATAAAGAAATGGGAGAAACTTTCAGTATTGTTCCTACCAGTGCTATTAC CGGGGAAGGAATCCCAGATCTCTTGCTGTTGTTGGTTAATTGGGCTCAGAAAACAATGGTTGAGAAGCTTACATATGTTGACGACGTGCAG TGTACTGTCCTGGAGGTCAAAGTTATAGAAGGCCATGGAACAACGATTGATGTTGTGTTGGTAAACGGTGTACTTCGTGAAGGTGATCAAATCGTCGTGTGTGGGTTACAG GGACCTATAGTCACAACGATTAGAGCGTTACTGACTCCTCATCCAATGAAGGAGCTACGGGTGAAG GGTACTTATGTGCATCATAAAGAAATAAAGGCAGCCCAGGGTATTAAAATTACAGCCCAG GGCCTTGAACACGCTATTGCTGGCACTGCTCTGCATGTGATTGGACCTGATGATGACATCGAAGCAATTAAGGAGCAGGCAATGGAAGACATGGAGTCAGTTTTGAGCAGGATTGACAAAAGCGGCGAAGGAGTTTATGTACAAGCGTCTACACTAGGGTCACTTGAAGCGTTGCTTGAATTCTTGAAGTCCCCAGCTGTGAAGATACCTGTAAGTGGCATCGGTATAGGGCCTGTGCATAAGAAGGATATCATGAAGGCGGGAGTGATGCTCGAGAGAAAGAAGGAATACGCTACGATTTTGGCTTTTGACGTGAAAGTGACAACAGACGCTCGTGAGCTCGCAGACGAAATGGGAGTTAAGATCTTCTGCGCTGATATCATCTACCATTTGTTCGATCAGTTCAAGGCGTATATTGAGAGTATCAAAGAGGAGAAGAAGAAGGAATCAGCAGATGAAGCAGTCTTCCCATGTGTCCTTCGGATTTTACCTAACTGTGTGTTCAATAAGAGAGACCCAATAGTCCTTGGAGTTGATGTCGTCGAGGGTATTCTTAAG ATTGGAACTCCCATCTGCGTCCCGAGTAGAGAGTTTATTGATATTGGGCGCATCGCCTCTATTGAGAACAACCACAAGCCTGTTGACTATGCGAAGAAGGGCAGCCAGGTGGCTATTAAG ATTATTGCTTCGAACCCTGAAGAGCAGAAGATGTTTGGGAGGCATTTTGACATGGAAGATGAGCTTGTGAGTCACATTTCGAGGAGATCTATCGACATTCTCAAAACTAACTACAGG GATGAGTTATCCATGGAAGAGTGGAAGCTAGTTGTAAAACTGAAGAACATCTTCAAGATACAGTAG
- the LOC106325242 gene encoding vacuolar iron transporter homolog 2-like, which translates to MDQERNMDIEKESSTTLDYSKRAQWLRAAVLGANDGLVSTASLMMGVGAVKHDVKVMILSGFAGMVAGACSMAIGEFVSVYSQYDIEVAQMERESGEVEKEKLPSPLQAAAASALAFSAGAIVPLLAAAFVKEYRVRIVAVVAAVTVALVVFGWLGATLGKAPAVRSSARVLFGGWLAMAVTFGLTKLIGLHGL; encoded by the coding sequence ATGGATCAAGAACGTAACATGGACATAGAGAAGGAATCATCAACAACCTTAGACTACTCCAAACGCGCTCAATGGCTACGCGCCGCCGTCCTCGGAGCCAACGACGGTCTTGTCTCCACCGCGTCGTTGATGATGGGAGTTGGAGCCGTGAAACACGACGTGAAGGTTATGATTCTCTCAGGATTCGCCGGAATGGTGGCCGGCGCTTGTAGCATGGCGATAGGAGAGTTTGTCTCCGTTTACTCTCAGTACGACATAGAGGTGGCTCAGATGGAGAGAGAGAGTGGTGAAGTGGAGAAAGAGAAGCTTCCTAGTCCACTACAAGCGGCCGCTGCGTCTGCGCTAGCGTTTTCCGCGGGTGCGATTGTGCCGCTTTTGGCGGCTGCGTTTGTGAAGGAGTATAGAGTGAGGATCGTTGCGGTTGTGGCAGCGGTTACGGTGGCGCTCGTGGTTTTTGGGTGGCTAGGAGCGACGTTAGGGAAGGCACCAGCGGTTAGGTCGTCGGCTAGGGTTTTGTTTGGAGGGTGGTTAGCTATGGCGGTTACGTTTGGGTTAACTAAGCTCATTGGGTTACATGGACTCTGA